CAAAAGAGGGGTTTAAACCATTTGTTGCAATATACTCGACATTCATGCAAAGAGCCTACGATCAGGTCATTCACGATGCTTCTATTTTAAATTTAAACATCACGTTTGCGATGGATAGGGCTGGTATCGTAGGTGAGGACGGCGAAACACATCAGGGTGCTTTTGATATTAGCTTTTTAAATGCTGTGCCAAACATGGTTCTTTTTGCCCCAAGATGCGAAGAGAGTATGAAAAATGTTATGGAATTTGCCTACTCTTGCAAGGGTGTTAGCGCATTTAGATATCCGCGCGGAGCGTTTATCTTAAGAGATGAGTTTGAAGCTCAGCCACTTGAGTTTGGCAAGGGTGAAATTTTAGCTGACGCAAAGAGTGATATTGTATTTTTAGGCTACGGTAACGGCGTTGGAAGAGCAAATTTGGTCAAAAATTTACTAGCTGACAAGCTTGATGTGATATTGGTTGATCTTATCTTTGTAAAGCCGCTTGATAGTGAGCTTTTATTAGATCTTGCAAAACGCACTAAAAAGTGGTACATCTTTAGCGATAGTGCCAAAAAAGGCGGTATTGGCGAGATAGTAAGTGCATTTTTACAAGAAAATAAAATTTCAAATATAAGCGTCATCAGCTTTGAGTATGAAGATAAATTTATCCCTCATGGTTCAACCGCTGAGGTTGAAAAACATCTTGGTATAAGTGCCGAGCAGATTACCAAAAATTTACTAGAAAATAATTAATATCATTTAATAAAGTAACGTTTAATATTATTTTTGCTAGCATAAGCCAAAATAAAAGTAAGGAAAAGCACTATGCAATACGTATCATTATTAAAGCAATCTGGGCTAAAAGTCACGCCACAACGCCTTAGCGTTTTAAGAATTCTTGATCGCCACACGCATCCAACGATTGATGAGCTTTATGATGAAATTTTAAAAGAGAGCCCATCGGTTTCTCTAGCAACGGTTTATAAAAATTTAAATACTTTAAAAGACGAAGGTCTTGTAGTTGAAGTAAATATCGTCAATCAAAAGGCTAGATATGACATCTACGAATATCCACATATTCATGTAGTTTGCGAAAGCTGTGGAAGCGTCGAGGATGTGAGCTACGATGATGCTGAGCTTGGCAAATACCAAGAAGCACTAGAAAAGAAGATCGGAAATATAATAGAACGTCTAAATATCGTAGCTAGCGTAAAAAGCTGTAAACACTGTAAATAAATTTATGTTGCTATTTAGCAACATAAATTCCATCTTTTTTCTTATAAAAATACTTTTAAAATAAGCCTAAATTTAGCATTTTTCTCATTGTTTTAAGCACTAACTTGCTAAAATGAACAAAAAATTTTGGAGAAAAATGTGAGTTTGGAGATAGAGCGTAAATTTTTACTCAAAAATTCTCAAATTCTAGATTTTTTAAAAGAAGCTGGAGTAGTCTTTAAGCATCTTGAAATTTCTCAGTTTTATACCAAGATAACGCAAAATGAAGAGATCCGCTTTCGAAGTGAAGAGGATAAATTTATAAAAACTGTAAAGATCGGCAAAGGTCTAATCAGAGAAGAAAATGAAGAATTTTGCGAAAAAGCGGAGTTTAAAAAGGCTCTTAAGAACCGCATCGGTAGCGTCATCTTAAAAGATAGATATATTTTTAAACTAAATAACAATCCTTGCAATATTGATATTTTTAAAAATGAACTAAACGGGCTTTGTACATTTGAAATCGAATTTAGCGATGAAAATGAGGCCGTCTTTTTCAAGCTACCACCGTTTTTAGAAAATTTTTGCCTAAGTGACGTAACTTGCGATAAAAGATATAAAAATAAATTTCTTGCCATCCATGCTAATGAAAATGAACAAATCGACTACAAAAGAGCCTATAAGATCATAAAAGAAAAAGAAATTCTGCCAAATTTTGCTGCAAATCTAAAAAGTGGAGAGGCGCTAAGAGTCCTTTTTGTTAGTATTTTTAAAGTAATAAAAAGGCTAAAAAGCCAGTATTTGATAGATAAAGATGAAGAAGTTTTGCATGAGCTTCGCGTAAATTTAAGAAAGGTTAGATCGATCCTTAAAATTTTTAGTGGCGTTTTTGATGAGAAAGTGACACTTTTTTTTGGTGAGAATTTTAAAATGCTTGCAAACTCGACAAACAAAAAGCGAGATTTGGATGTATTTTTGAGCTTTTTAAACGAGCAAAAACATGCAAATGAACCTATTTATTTTGTAAAAAAGGCTCTAGATTTAGAGTATGAAAATGTAAAAAGCTACCTTGGCGACGAAGAAAATTACGCATTTTTAAAAGAGTGGGAGATATTTTTAAACGAGGGTGAATTTTATAAGTCAAAACTCTTTGATGTAAGCCTTTCGCGCCTTGGTTCGTTTAAGCTTAGAACGCTTTTGGTTTTAGCTCAAAAAAGGCTAAAAGGCTTAAATCAAGACTGCCCAAATGAGAGCTTTCATGATCTTAGGATAGAGCTTAAGAAGATGAGATATACATACGAGTTTTTATGTGAAATTTTTTATTTTGAAGGGCTTAAAAAGTATGAAGAGAAGCTAAAGCAGATGCAAGAAAATTTTGGTAATCTTCAAGACTATGACGTCTGGCTCGGTATCCTTAAAAGACTTCCAGAAATGCCAGATAAAGAGAGGCTTGAGAGTAAAATTTACAAGCAAATTTATAAAAGTAGAGAAGAGATACTAAAAAAGCGTCTTAAATTTATAAAAGCAACTCGCAAAATTTCAAGAAATTTAAAAATTTACTACATATAAAAGGGCAAATTTATGCAAAAACAAGAAAAAATCGTTGATATGTTTAATCAGATCGCTCCGACTTATGACGTCGCAAACAGAGTGCTAAGCCTTGGTGTGGATGTGAGCTGGAGGAAATTTGCCTGCAGATATATGCTAGAAATTTTTAAAGGAAGAAGCATAAATATCGTAGATGTAGCTTGTGGCACTGGCGATATGATGGGGCTTTGGAGTGAAATTTCAAAAGAATTTGGCGTGCAGATAAAAAGCCTTACTGGTATCGATCCCTCAAGCGGCATGCTAAAAGAGGCTAGGGCAAAATTTCCAAATTTTAAATTTATAGAGGCCTACGCTGATAATACAACGCTTGCAAGCGGAGAGGCTCAAATTTTAAGCATAAGCTATGGCATTAGAAATGTGGTCGAGCGAAAGGCTGCGCTTAAGGAGTTTAATAGAGTGCTTGCTCTAAATGGCTATGTAGTCGTACTTGAATTTACAAAACGCCAGAAAAATGGGCTTATAACCTCGCTAAGAGATTTTTACCTAAGTAAAATTTTGCCAAAGATTGGCGGCTTTATCTCAAAAAATAAAGAGGCATACGAGTATCTGCCAAGCTCGATCGAAAATTTCTTGGACGCAAAGAGCTTTTGCGACGAGCTAGTCGAAGCTGGCTTTGAGATAGAGCTTTGCAAAGGCTTTAGCATGGATATTTCGACACTATTTATTGCTAAAAAGGTAAGAGAAGTCAATGCTTAGCGTATCTGAGCTAAACGAAAAAGCAAAGGCACTGCTTGAAGCAACCCTTGACTATGTCGAGGTAAGCGGAGAAATTTCGCGCCTTACTAAGCACGCTTCTGGGCACTGGTACTTCACGCTAAAGGATGAAAAGTCAAGCATCTCAGCTGTGATGTATCGCATGAATAACCAAAAGGTGAAATTCCTGCCAAAAGATGGGTTAAAAGTAAAAATTTATGGCAAAGTGACCATTTACTCGCCAAGCGGGTCGTATCAGCTAGTGGCTAGTGCGATGCTGCCTGATGGCGAAGGTGAGCTTGAGCTCGCGTTTAGGCAGCTTAAAGAAAAGCTCGAAAATGAGGGACTTTTTGACATCACTGCAAAAAAAGAGATACCAAATTTACCTAAAAAAATAGCCCTTGTCACAAGCGCTACTTCAGCGGCGCTTCAGGATATGCTAAAGGTCGTGACGAGCCGCTGGAAATTAAGCGAAATTTATATTTTTGATGCTTTAACTCAAGGTGAAAATGCCCCAAACTCGCTCATAAAGGCTTTACGAAGAGCTGATAGATACGGCGTTGATGTGATTGTTTTGGCTCGCGGAGGTGGTAGCAAAGAGGATCTTTGGTGCTTTAATGACGAGGACTTGGCACGTGAAATTTACGCCACCAAAACGCCAGTCATAAGTGCTATCGGACACGAGATCGACTACGTTATAAGCGACTTTGTAGCAGACCGCAGGTCGCTTACGCCAAGTGCAGCTATGCTTGATCTTTTGCCTGATGAAGAGGCTTTTTTTCAGTATCTTGACAGGCTCAGCGATGATCTTGATAGCGCTTTAAGCTTAAAAATCACCAAAAAGCAAAATTTACTAAATGTCCTTCTTTCTAAATTTTCATCAAATGCCCTAAAAGCTAGGATCGAGCTAAAATTTAGCGAGGTAGCAAACAAGCAAAACGCCATAGCAAACGCCGTGCAAAGAAAGATATTGCTTCTAGGCTCAGCCCTTAGCTCGCTAGAGAAAGCTTATGAGATGAGAGAGCTCTTTTTTGAGAGCACGAAGGGGCTTATCGAGGTTAGAAAAGATGGCAAGAGAGCCGATCTTAGGGATTTAAAAATAGACGATGAGATAGAGCTTATTTCGCAAAATACACATAAAAAAGCAATAATCAAGGAGTAAAAATGAGTAGAAAAATAAACTTTAGCGCAGGCCCAAGCGCGATACCATTAGATGTTTTAGAGCACGCAAAGGCCGAATTTACCGACTACAGAGGCGAAGGCTACTCGATCATGGAGATCAGTCACAGAAGCAAGACCTTTGAGGAGATCCACTTTGGCGCGATGGATAAGATAAGAAAGCTCTACGGCATCGGTGATGAGTATGAAATTTTATTCTTGCAAGGTGGCGCACACTTGCAATTTAGCATGATACCGATGAATTTATATCAAGGTGGCAGGGCTGAGTATGCAAACACCGGCGTTTGGACAAATAAAGCGATCAAAGAGGCAAAAGTGCTTGGCGTAAATGTAGATGTCGTCGCAAGTAGCGAAGATGAAAATTTCTCTTACATCCCTGATGTGAAATTTAGTGATAACGCCGACTACGCCTACATCTGCTCAAACAATACGATTTATGGCACGCAGTATAAGGCTATGCCAAAGACAAAATCTCCCCTAGTTGTCGATGCTTCAAGCGACTTTTTCGCTAGACCGCTTGATTTTAGCAGTATCGGCTTGCTTTATGGCGGCGCTCAGAAAAATGCAGGCCCAAGCGGCGTGACTATCGTCATTTTAAGAAAAGACCTAGTTGATCGCGTGAGCAGCCAAAACGTCCCTATGTTTTTGCGCTACAAAACGCACGTAGAGGCAAACTCGCTTTACAACACACCGCCAACTTTTGGAATTTATCTTTTAAATTTAACCATGCAGCACCTACTAGATCTTGGCGGGCTTGCCGAGGTTGAGAAGATAAATGCCAAAAAAGCAAGCACGCTTTATAGCATCATAGACAGCTCAAATGGCTTTTACGTGGGGCACGCTAAAAAATCAAGTAGGTCAGATATGAACGTGAGCTTTACGATACCAAAAGATCATGCGCTTGAGCCAGTTTTTGTCGAAGAAGCGCTAAAAGAGGGCATGCTAGGACTAAAAGGTCACAGACATCTTGGCGGCATAAGAGCTTCTATCTACAACGCCGTTAGCCAAAGCGATGTTGAAAAACTTGGCGAGTTCATGAGAGAATTTGCTAGAAAGCACGGCTGATGAACAAGGCAAAAAAAGCTTACGACGAAATTCCTTATTTCTCGGCCGCATTTAGCGACTGCTCACCTGTTAGGATAGAGGCGGTTGCTAAATTTCTGGGGCTTAAAGCAGCTAGCTTAAAAGAGGCTAGGGTGCTTGAGCTTGGCTCATCATATGGCGGTAATATCTTGCCATTTGCCATTTCGCATAAAAACGCAAAAGTCGTTGGTATCGACATCTCAAGCCATCAAGTGGCTGAAGGTAACAAAGTAGCAAAGCAGATAGGTTTAGAAAATTTTACTCTGCTTGAGCGAAATTTTTTGCACATGAATGAAAGCGATATAAAAGAGCTTGGAAAATTTGACTATATTATCGCTCATGGTGTTTATAGCTGGGTGAGCCCAAACGTGAGAGACGCGCTACTTGCAACGATTAAGGCACTACTTAGCAAGGATGGCATCGCTTATGTTTCGTATAATACCTATCCTGGCTGGAAGAGCCTTGATATTTTAAGAGATTTTATGCTTTTTGTAAGCTCAGGCAACGACAGCAAAGAAGCACTTGCTCGCGTAAAAAGCGAGTTAAATTTCTTGCAGGATTATTTGAAATTTAGCTTGCAAAGCCAAAGCGACGTCGTATACAAAGATAGTATGAAGCTTCTTTTAACACAGCTAAATTTCTTACAAAGCATTATCGCAAAGGGTAATGATTATTATATATTACATGATTTTTTAGAGGCAAGTAACGAGCCAATCTACTTTCATAAATTTGCTAAACATATCGATAAACACGGACTTTGCTACGTAATAGATGCTTCACTAAATGACATCTTTGCAAGCTCAACTGGGATTTACCGCTTTGACGCACATATCGAGCAAAATTACGACTCTCGCATCAAAAAAGAGCAGCTAAATGACTTTTTGTTTAATAGATCATTTAGAAAAAGCCTCATCGCTCACAAAGAGAGACTTGGCGGTGCTGAGGACTTTGACGCGGTGCTTGGAGAGAGCGAGCTTGATAAGATTTATTTTGCATATTTTAGCGAGCAGCCAAGGACAAAAACGCAAGAAATTTTAAGCAAAAGCTATCCACAAAGCTTAAATTTAAGCGAAGTAAAGGCGGCACTTGGCGAGAATGCAAATGAAGCTTTTGTGGGACTGCTTGAAATTTTAAACGATCAAAACACTAAAATTTCTTCTTCAAAACTCAAAGCACTAATCTATGAGCCTGGTAAAACTAAACTAAAGCCTAGAACTGCTGCGTATCTTGAGTATTTTTTAAATGCTAGCTCACCAGTTATCTCTTTGGCAAATGAGCTAAATGGCAAGCTAAACTTAAGCCATGAAGAGATCAAGGCCGCTTTAAAATTTGATGGCAAAGCTAGTTTAGAAGATATCGCAAAGAGCGTAAATTTAAGTAAAGATGAACTAGATAAGCTTGCTTTTAAATTAAGCGAAGCCTACTTTTTTGAAGAAATTTAAGACTAGCTAGCCTAGCCTTAAATTTTTGATTTAGCCAAATATCATATCTTTTAAGATTAGAATGATCATTGCTATATAAAAGAGTAAAAACCACTTTTTAAGTGCTTTTTTATCCATAGCTTGTGTCTTTTTGGTGCCAAAGTATGCGCCTATTAGCGAGCCAAGCCCTAGGAATGTACCCTCCAAATAAGAGATGTGGCCGTTTAAAGATAGTGAGATAAAGCCAGAGAAAGCTGCAAACATCACAAAAAATACTCCCATTGAAACGGCTTTTTTCATATCATAGCGCAAAAAGCCAACTAAAATAGGAGCTATAAAAACCCCACCGCCTATGCCTATACTAATGGCAAGTGCACCTATACAAAAACCAACTAGAAATAGTAAAAATACGGAGTTGTTCGCATTTGTACCGTCGCTATTTGGTGTGAAGTATAGTTTTATGAGTGAAAAGATAAAAGTTGCAAGCAAGAGTAGTTCGAGTAAGAGCTCAGGCGTGTGAGATACGATTATGCCACTAAAGCTAGCTCCGACCAATCCTCCAAGACCTAAAAATACGCCACGATTTAGCTTTAAAAGTCCAGCTTTGTAGTTTAGATACGAGCCAAACGTCGCGCTAAAGATCATCTGCATGACGCTTATGCCAATAGCTGTTTTCACGTCATATCCAAAGGCGACCATTATAGGAACAACGACTGTGCCGCCACCGATGCCAAAAAAGCCAGCGATGTATCCAACGCCGATACCGATTATAAAAAGTTCAACAAAAAGCATAAATTTCCTTTTATGAGTGCCAAATTTTAGCCAAGCGGTGTTAAAAAAATAGTAAAAAGGTGAAATTTGGGCATAAATTTAG
The Campylobacter concisus genome window above contains:
- a CDS encoding Fur family transcriptional regulator, giving the protein MQYVSLLKQSGLKVTPQRLSVLRILDRHTHPTIDELYDEILKESPSVSLATVYKNLNTLKDEGLVVEVNIVNQKARYDIYEYPHIHVVCESCGSVEDVSYDDAELGKYQEALEKKIGNIIERLNIVASVKSCKHCK
- a CDS encoding CHAD domain-containing protein; the encoded protein is MSLEIERKFLLKNSQILDFLKEAGVVFKHLEISQFYTKITQNEEIRFRSEEDKFIKTVKIGKGLIREENEEFCEKAEFKKALKNRIGSVILKDRYIFKLNNNPCNIDIFKNELNGLCTFEIEFSDENEAVFFKLPPFLENFCLSDVTCDKRYKNKFLAIHANENEQIDYKRAYKIIKEKEILPNFAANLKSGEALRVLFVSIFKVIKRLKSQYLIDKDEEVLHELRVNLRKVRSILKIFSGVFDEKVTLFFGENFKMLANSTNKKRDLDVFLSFLNEQKHANEPIYFVKKALDLEYENVKSYLGDEENYAFLKEWEIFLNEGEFYKSKLFDVSLSRLGSFKLRTLLVLAQKRLKGLNQDCPNESFHDLRIELKKMRYTYEFLCEIFYFEGLKKYEEKLKQMQENFGNLQDYDVWLGILKRLPEMPDKERLESKIYKQIYKSREEILKKRLKFIKATRKISRNLKIYYI
- the ubiE gene encoding bifunctional demethylmenaquinone methyltransferase/2-methoxy-6-polyprenyl-1,4-benzoquinol methylase UbiE; amino-acid sequence: MQKQEKIVDMFNQIAPTYDVANRVLSLGVDVSWRKFACRYMLEIFKGRSINIVDVACGTGDMMGLWSEISKEFGVQIKSLTGIDPSSGMLKEARAKFPNFKFIEAYADNTTLASGEAQILSISYGIRNVVERKAALKEFNRVLALNGYVVVLEFTKRQKNGLITSLRDFYLSKILPKIGGFISKNKEAYEYLPSSIENFLDAKSFCDELVEAGFEIELCKGFSMDISTLFIAKKVREVNA
- the xseA gene encoding exodeoxyribonuclease VII large subunit, whose amino-acid sequence is MLSVSELNEKAKALLEATLDYVEVSGEISRLTKHASGHWYFTLKDEKSSISAVMYRMNNQKVKFLPKDGLKVKIYGKVTIYSPSGSYQLVASAMLPDGEGELELAFRQLKEKLENEGLFDITAKKEIPNLPKKIALVTSATSAALQDMLKVVTSRWKLSEIYIFDALTQGENAPNSLIKALRRADRYGVDVIVLARGGGSKEDLWCFNDEDLAREIYATKTPVISAIGHEIDYVISDFVADRRSLTPSAAMLDLLPDEEAFFQYLDRLSDDLDSALSLKITKKQNLLNVLLSKFSSNALKARIELKFSEVANKQNAIANAVQRKILLLGSALSSLEKAYEMRELFFESTKGLIEVRKDGKRADLRDLKIDDEIELISQNTHKKAIIKE
- the serC gene encoding phosphoserine transaminase is translated as MSRKINFSAGPSAIPLDVLEHAKAEFTDYRGEGYSIMEISHRSKTFEEIHFGAMDKIRKLYGIGDEYEILFLQGGAHLQFSMIPMNLYQGGRAEYANTGVWTNKAIKEAKVLGVNVDVVASSEDENFSYIPDVKFSDNADYAYICSNNTIYGTQYKAMPKTKSPLVVDASSDFFARPLDFSSIGLLYGGAQKNAGPSGVTIVILRKDLVDRVSSQNVPMFLRYKTHVEANSLYNTPPTFGIYLLNLTMQHLLDLGGLAEVEKINAKKASTLYSIIDSSNGFYVGHAKKSSRSDMNVSFTIPKDHALEPVFVEEALKEGMLGLKGHRHLGGIRASIYNAVSQSDVEKLGEFMREFARKHG
- a CDS encoding class I SAM-dependent methyltransferase, giving the protein MNKAKKAYDEIPYFSAAFSDCSPVRIEAVAKFLGLKAASLKEARVLELGSSYGGNILPFAISHKNAKVVGIDISSHQVAEGNKVAKQIGLENFTLLERNFLHMNESDIKELGKFDYIIAHGVYSWVSPNVRDALLATIKALLSKDGIAYVSYNTYPGWKSLDILRDFMLFVSSGNDSKEALARVKSELNFLQDYLKFSLQSQSDVVYKDSMKLLLTQLNFLQSIIAKGNDYYILHDFLEASNEPIYFHKFAKHIDKHGLCYVIDASLNDIFASSTGIYRFDAHIEQNYDSRIKKEQLNDFLFNRSFRKSLIAHKERLGGAEDFDAVLGESELDKIYFAYFSEQPRTKTQEILSKSYPQSLNLSEVKAALGENANEAFVGLLEILNDQNTKISSSKLKALIYEPGKTKLKPRTAAYLEYFLNASSPVISLANELNGKLNLSHEEIKAALKFDGKASLEDIAKSVNLSKDELDKLAFKLSEAYFFEEI
- a CDS encoding sulfite exporter TauE/SafE family protein; the encoded protein is MLFVELFIIGIGVGYIAGFFGIGGGTVVVPIMVAFGYDVKTAIGISVMQMIFSATFGSYLNYKAGLLKLNRGVFLGLGGLVGASFSGIIVSHTPELLLELLLLATFIFSLIKLYFTPNSDGTNANNSVFLLFLVGFCIGALAISIGIGGGVFIAPILVGFLRYDMKKAVSMGVFFVMFAAFSGFISLSLNGHISYLEGTFLGLGSLIGAYFGTKKTQAMDKKALKKWFLLFYIAMIILILKDMIFG